One Harpia harpyja isolate bHarHar1 chromosome 11, bHarHar1 primary haplotype, whole genome shotgun sequence genomic window, CTGCAAGACCTCTGGCGCTTAGCCGGAGGCGTTGATGTAGAGCTGGCTCTTGAGGATGTAGTCGATGACAGGCTGGCAGAGGTAATCCACAACGTGTCCGTCTCCATGCTGCAGGGCCAGTCTGGGGGTgttgggggagagaagggggtcAGAGCCCACTTGGGTGGGTCAGGTACCCCTGCAAATggaggggctggctgggggcacCCCTCTCCCCACTCCGTAGTGGGAGTCCCCCTACATCACCCACCTGCTTTTGGTGGAGCTGACGACTGACATGGGGTGGTTTGAATCGTCCTTCACCACCAGGATGTTGttctgcaggggaaggaggaagagaggagtgaAGGGATGGTCTGAAAGCAGGTgtctgccctgccagcccccccccactCCACTGGCCTCAGGGGACTGCTGCATGGTGGCCCTATTGCTGATCCCACCTAGCAGCTGAGAGCATCTGGCCTTGAGATATCTTGTGCCCTGTGGCAGAAGTGCTCCCCCGGATAAAGAGAGGCTGCAGGTCCTCTCACAGCCTTCCCTGGCCACACAAGTATCCACTTACTTTGTACTTGCGGAGTATGGAGGAGTGGTTCATGATCCGGTCGGGGTCTGCTCCATCCCGGGGCACCACCACGATCCCAAACTCCCCGACAATCACCTCCATCTAGGAGCAAGTCAAAGCAGGGAGAGCTTTATAGCCACCCCATGCAAAACCCTCCAGTCTGCCGACCCCTCTGCACCATGAAAGCTGGGCCATGGTCTGGATGGAGACAGAGAGTGAATTTGAGGCTATCTCAACAGCCTGTGGCAGAAACTTGGAATTAAGGCATGGTGAGTGGTCTGCAGTGGATGAAGTAAAAAGGCACAGAGTTAAATCCTATTATGAGATGTTGAGGTTAGGCTTTAGGGAGGACTTGTCACGGTAGAAGGAGTGTGGTGGCAGAAGAGGTTGTCCAAGGAGAACATGACCTCTGCCTCGCTGGAAGGGTTTATAAGCAGGATGGATGTGTTGGTCCTGACAGAGGTCTTGTAGGGTTGTTCTTGCAAAGGTGTTTGCACCAAGGCCGGTGGCCAAGTTTGCCACTGCGGGGGGAGAGCTCCTGCTGCTCACACCTGTCTCAGGTGAGACAAAGCAGGCTCATCTGAAAGAGCTCTGGGTCAGCAAATTCAGGCAGCAGGAGCCTGTGAGGTGGTGCTGGGGCAGAATGCCTCTTCTGCCTGTGCTTTGACATCCAATTTTTGCATCCTTTGTGCTGGGCTTCAAGACTTGCCTCATCTCAGGTTTTGCAGCCTTTCAGAGGAGATCTCTGCCagctaagttttaaaaaaacttagAATTGAAGATGCGGTAACTGATTTTAGAAATAGAGAGGCTCAAGGCGGAGGGAATGGGGGGATTGTGTTGACCGCCCAATTTCAGTGAAGAGCCAGGTGAGCTCCCACAGCCAGCACAACTCTGACTGCTGGGAGGAGCATGTGGGTCAGTAACCCAGCCCCTCTCTAGGGCTGATGTCCTCCCATGAAAATATGGCTTCTTCAGCTGGTGACCACAGTGTCCAGGGTGCTGGGTGTCCTGCTGCAGTCCTTCActaagggggctgggggggcacagagggGTGGGCAGTGGATTTCGTCCATTTGAGTTGTGGCAGTGAAGGTGCTGAGATGGGCTTATGTCAGCTGTGAGTTGGTGTGAGGCATCATCTGGCTGAGAAGTCAAGATGGTTTTATTTCTTGGCCTTTATAAAGATGGGTACTTGGGTACCCTGCATTGCAGGAAAAGCCTTTTATTAAGTAAAAGCTGTTGATTTGGCTGTAAATGTGTTTAATTTCTGAGGTCTGGCCAACTTTTGTAAATACCTTATTTCCTGTACCTCCACACTTCACTCTACTGAGACTGGCATCTACTTGGTGCTGGCTCCTTCTAAGGGACAAGGAGTGGGAGCGCAGCCTTTGAAAATCCCTTGGGATGGGCTTACCCTGCACCCCAGGTGAAGTCCTCTGCGTGAACGGTGAGTGGGACCAGGGCTTGGGTCTGTGGAAGGGGAGGCTGGGTAGGGTTGGTGACCCTGGAGCAGAAGACCCTGTCCCTCAGGCTGCCCTTGGGTAGGGGAGGTGAGGGTCAGGGTTGGGATGGAGGAGGCAGTGGGGATGGTTAGCACAGTTCCTGCCATCCCAAGGGACCTGAGTGGCTCCCAGGAGTGCTGGGTgtgggaagcagaggaggaggaagggagccTGGGGAAGAGGAGCACGGAGGGATGCCCAGTGGTGGTGACTCACATCTGCTTCATTCCAGAGACCGGGGATGCAGAAGGACTCCAGCAGGTCGCTGCCACAGAGCAGTAAGATGCGaagctctgaagaaaagaaacacagaagctCAGAGGTGGGAGCAAACAGGGCTGAGCAGGCACTGTCCCTGCCCCCTGCCATCCCATTGCACTGCTTGGGGGGATCCTCTTCTGCACAGACCTCTCCTGCCAAAGCAAGTCCTGCTAAAGATCCCGCGGTCCTTCTCACATCTCTACTGGTGCCAAACATCAAATACCCCCCACCCTACTTTATTTCAGCtcctctcctgtgctgctgggttGTTGTCAATATTGCTACGTGCTGTTCAACTATGGCTGTGCTCCAGCATTGGAGGTGGGGTATCCCTGGGGAAGGAAGTAATTTCTCCATGCTATGGGCACCGACAATCGCTTCGTGATCTGCTGCAGGGGCTCCAGCCATGGGGCAATGGGGAAAGCCCAGGGGACTGCTCAGAGCCCTGGGCATGGCCATGTTTGCTTTAGCAAAGCTGATGGTGTGGGTTGCTCATCTTGGAGGACTTCCatgtcctcccttcctctccccaggcTGGGACTGGTGCTTGCCGATAACTTGCTTTGAGAGTTGGCTTTGCTGCTCAGCAAGAAAGTTGTGCTGCGGAAAGGAGCTTTCTGCTCCAATGGGCCCataaagattaatttatttgcaCAATCACCAGAGGAAAGCCATAAACCCACCCTGAGGGATGGGAAGAGGTGGCTGCATGGGAAGGTGTATCCCTGGTTGGCATTTCCAGGTGGCCAAAGCCTTTGGGCTCTGCCTGGTGCCAGTGCTAGGATGGGTGTTGTGCCAGGCTGTGAGTGAGCTAGCCCATGAAATGGATCTCAGAAACACCAGCAAGCTCCCCATGCAGAGCCCTGGGTGATGTACTGTGGTGCCAAATGTGTGGCAGCCCAGTGGGTCTCAAACCCCTAAAGGGTGTTAGAGAAAGGGGCACCGTGGCTGGTCGGGCAGCTGAAatgcctcctgctgccactcgcaaagctctgcagggctgcaggcaatGCGAGCATGTGAGTGACACCACCACGAGAGGGCAAATTTGGTGGCACTTGGGGTGACTTTTAAGGCATAATGCCATGGCAGGTCTGTGCCAGTGCTGGGAGCCGGGTCCCCGCTGCTCACTCCCTTATTTCAGGCTGTTTGTCTGCCAATAGGAATGGGCTCAGGCCAGTTTAGCGCTGCTCCTGTTTCACTCCTGAGCCTCGATAGCTGGCACCGGGATGAGATGATCCAGCGTCCTTTGCTCACCACCAGATCTGTCGTGCAGCTGCTCCCAAGCCACATAGCGCTGGCCCAGAGGAGCCGGAGCGACATGGAGGGGCGGCTGCGTACTCACCAATCTCCTCGTATCTCATCACCGTCCCCAAGTTGGCGTTTTCATCTGGGGAAGGGAAGCAAAAGAGAGGTGCTGGTGTGTGGCCTAGAAGAGGGGGCTTGGAGGAAGGCTGGGGGCTAGAGCTAAAGCAGAGGTGATGCTGGACCTTTCCTCTACATACCCACAAAGGTGAAGCGCTCCATGGGTGGGCGAACGCAGCAAATCCGGCTCAGGCTTTCTCCCACCTTCCCCAGGATCTTTGCTaaaggtgaagaagaaaaaattaatggGAGAGAGACTGTGCGACCAATGCACACAAGAACTTTGGCCACCCTGGTCCTGAGACATACTCCTGTGCCCAGGTGCGGGAACTGCTCTCAGCATCTCCCCACCACCTCCTTTCATGGTCTTAACTCCCAAGAGCGCTACGCTGTGCCTTGAAGGGACCAGATGGACAGCgaaaatcactaaaaaaaaaaaaatcacaagatgTTCATTTTTATGGGATTTAAGTAATgtcccctcttctccccagctAATACCTCCGTGTCCCACATCCCACCGGCTTGTGGGAGATCCAGCCACATCACTGCTCCTGCTAGTTCATCCCTTGCATGCACCCCATGGGTACCAAGTAGGCTTTTTCTTAGCTGATCTCGCTGCCTGAATATCATCCAGCTGAAGTCCAGTGAGATTTCACAGCCATTTTAAGCTGTTCTTGGCTCCCCTTGCTGTGCTGGATGCTAACTCACTCCTCCATTGCATCCCCACCTGACCCTGGCCTTGGTGCATGGAGCCTGATGAGCAACCTGACCCAAAAGTAAGATGATGGAGCACTGTTCCTAATGCTTGGCAGCCCTGGCTGGGAGGTGAGGGGTGGATAGTCATCCCCCTCTTCCCTACCCCGCTGCCGCTTACCCGCAGTGGGCTTGTTGGAGACGTTATTGTTGTTCTGGTAGATGGTCTGCGAGGATTCGTTCTGGGGCTGGCCGATCACAGGAGTGATGGAGGGTGTGTTGACGTTGGAGAGGATGCAGCCAGTCACTCTCTGCAATGAGGGAGAGATGTAGCTGGAACAGTGCCTTCACTCCAGCTACCTCCCAAAACCTTTATGACCCCCATATTGAGCCTCCACACCCCAGGCTGAAGGATATTTTTAGTGACAGTATGTCCAAGCTCACTTTAGGATCTCTGGTCCCATCTGACCTCACTGGATGGGCCTGGGGCTAGCAGGAGGCTGTGGATAATGATTCATGCTTAAGGCTGGGAACGGTGGGATTAACTTTTTGTGTGGACCCATGAGGCTGGCAaggctgcagctgtgctgcctgTGGGAAGGCATTGCCCCCATCGCCTGGAGGTGCTCATAAATtctgatgaataaataaaaatacagcgGCTGATGAATCAGCTGTGCAAAGCCAGCAGCTTACACATTACCCTGGGAGCAAATGTGCCCTCTTCTCCTCCACCAGTCCCTGCAGGAGAAGGCAGGCATCTCCAGGGGCTCTCTGGCTTCGACACCATAGTCCCTGGCTGCACTGGACATCCCGTTGGGCTGGTTAATGCTACTTCTGTGCCTCCTGTCTGGGGTGCATGTGAGTTTGAATGATGCTGTTTTAACCATTTCCCCTCCTTGGTTTGCTCGCTATATCCAAGTGttggcagcagccctgctctcccTATCCCTGCAGTCACCCAAGGGCAGTCACCTTCCTCCTCGGCTCTCAGGCCTGCCTGGGCTTCGGAGGAACTTTTCCTCCTGGGTTTTGTGCTCCCCAGGGACTTCCCAGATGCTGAATTTCCCACTGAGTCACTCTGTCAGGTTCATACAGCAGTTTCGGCTCAGCTGATGAGTAGGGACGCCCAtccacctctccttcctctcaGGGTGGACCAAATGGTCGGCAATAATGATTTGGGCTTATGCCCGCTCTGCTTTCAACCCTGCTGCCCTCCTGGTGTGTGTGGGACTGGGAcagctgctggctctggctgGAGGGCTCAATTTGCTTTCACCGTCAGGGCAAGGAGCTCAAAGTGGCTGTGACAAGATATCTTGCACCTCTTCCAGGTCAGGATTTCGGGCGCGTTCTTGCAAGACTTTTCTCTGTCTGTCCCGGCCGTATTTTGGTTGTTGATGTCCACGTGCCAGTGCAAGAGCAACCCCACTCCTGCACTCTCCCCACACCCTCAGCCCAGGTGCACCCACGGTGCAGAGGCTGCCTCACCTTCATCAGGTCGCGGTGGTGCTCCAGCACGCTGCAGGTGGTCTGCCAGGTGTCCTGGTAGCACTCCCAGGGGTCCACCCTGCGGGGAGCACAGCAAGGCAACAGTGTTGGCCAATGGCCACTGCCTGGACCTCCTGGCCATGCCACCTCCCCCCCActgggctggccagcagtgccaTGAGCAGCCACTATCGCTCCCCCAGTTCTGCCATGGCCTCTGGACATCCAGCTCTCCTTAATAGCTTTGGGGACCTGAATGTGTGCCTGGACAACTTT contains:
- the NMNAT2 gene encoding nicotinamide/nicotinic acid mononucleotide adenylyltransferase 2 is translated as MTETTKTHVILLACGSFNPITKGHIQMFERARDYLHKTGRFIVIGGIVSPVHDSYGKTGLVSSRHRLTMCQLAVQSSDWIRVDPWECYQDTWQTTCSVLEHHRDLMKRVTGCILSNVNTPSITPVIGQPQNESSQTIYQNNNNVSNKPTAAKILGKVGESLSRICCVRPPMERFTFVDENANLGTVMRYEEIELRILLLCGSDLLESFCIPGLWNEADMEVIVGEFGIVVVPRDGADPDRIMNHSSILRKYKNNILVVKDDSNHPMSVVSSTKSRLALQHGDGHVVDYLCQPVIDYILKSQLYINASG